A window of the Pogona vitticeps strain Pit_001003342236 chromosome 4, PviZW2.1, whole genome shotgun sequence genome harbors these coding sequences:
- the APOBEC4 gene encoding LOW QUALITY PROTEIN: putative C->U-editing enzyme APOBEC-4 (The sequence of the model RefSeq protein was modified relative to this genomic sequence to represent the inferred CDS: inserted 1 base in 1 codon) — MKVMRQESHTLXEGRTATFCQEYLAHKGTIVKPYYWLTMNQGCTKCPYHIRTGEEARVPYIEFHQAFGFPYGPTSPQNKHLLFYELRNFLGKLMQKGCATNCTEYNIHPESMLFEMGCYLDSMLCNWENAAHIVLYSNYSPCNEAEHGCISKMYSFLMKYLDITICIYFSQLYHTEEDFPGSTWNCEALRSLASLWPRVTLSPLCGNLWRSLLQNFVRPPASLYDPVLPVRALADRQNAQQFNSITGITFPSMKILPQPAYGNLQKYYLSPSYFNHPAYMINRFPPLQRPSFHLSPLINVFPPLGKQPVHLKPRNIVRHLKLPNESLNKGNTSK, encoded by the exons ATGAAAGTAATGAGGCAAGAATCCCACACAC TGGAAGGAAGAACAGCAACATTTTGCCAAGAATACCTGGCACACAAAGGTACAATAGTGAAGCCATATTACTGGCTAACAATGAACCAAGGCTGCACCAAGTGTCCCTATCACATAAGAACTGGTGAAGAAGCAAGAGTCCCTTATATAGAATTCCATCAGGCTTTTGGGTTCCCCTATGGGCCCACGTCTCCCCAAAACAAGCATCTGCTCTTTTATGAACTAAGGAATTTCTTAGGGAAGCTCATGCAGAAGGGTTGTGCTACAAACTGCACAGAATACAACATTCATCCAGAATCAATGTTATTTGAAATGGGATGTTACTTGGACTCCATGCTGTGCAATTGGGAGAACGCTGCACACATTGTTCTTTATTCAAATTATTCCCCTTGTAATGAGGCAGAGCATGGCTGCATAAGTAAAATGTACAGTTTCTTGATGAAATACCTAGACAtcacaatctgcatttatttctCACAACtgtatcatacagaggaggattTCCCAGGATCCACATGGAACTGTGAAGCTTTACGCAGCCTTGCCAGCCTGTGGCCTCGAGTCACATTGAGTCCCCTGTGTGGAAACCTTTGGCGCTCCCTCCTCCAGAATTTTGTGAGGCCACCAGCAAGTCTTTATGACCCAGTTTTACCAGTAAGAGCACTAGCTGACAGACAAAATGCACAGCAATTTAACAGCATAACAGGGATTACATTTCCCTCCATGAAGATCTTGCCTCAGCCAGCTTATGGAAATCTGCAAAAGTACTATTTGTCACCTTCATACTTCAACCATCCAGCATATATGATCAACAGATTTCCCCCACTGCAGAGACCATCCTTCCATTTGTCACCACTCattaatgtttttccccctctggggAAGCAACCCGTACACCTCAAACCTAGAAATATTGTCAGGCATTTAAAACTGCCCAATGAATCGTTAAACAAAGGAAATACATCCAAATGA